One Aminivibrio sp. genomic window, CAAGACGGCGGACCTTCTTGTTCACCTTCTGGCTGTAGTCCCTGGGCTTCGGCGCATGGGTCACGCCGCCTCCTGTCCAGAGGGGCGAACGGGTGCTTCCGTGACGGGCCCGTCCGGTTTTCTTCTGTCTCCATGGCTTCTTTCCGCCGCCTCTCACTTCGCCTCTGGTCTTCGCGGACTGGGTTCCCCGTCTGCGGTTGGCGAGTTGCGCGACAACTACCTGGTGCATGGCGGGAACATGGACGGGGGCGCCGAAGACTTCATCGGCAAGCTGCATCTCCCCTATCGGTTCTCCCTGGAATGATACGAGTTTCAGGGTAGGCATTGTACTTCCGGCCTCCTTCTTGGCCGACTAGCCTTTCTTGAAAAGGGTGACCAGGCTGTTTTTCGCGCCGGGTACCGCACCCTTGACAAGAAGAAGGTTATTGTCGGTGTCCACTGCTACGACAGTGAGGTTCTTTACCGTTACTTTCTCACTGCCCATTCTTCCGGGCATTCTCTTGCCCTTGAAAACACGGCCGGGGTAGCTGCTGGCTCCGCTGGAGCCGCCCCGCCGGTGAACCACGGAAGCGCCATGGCTGGAATTCGATCCGCCGAAGTGGTACTTCTTCATGACTCCGGCGAAGCCCTTACCCTTGCTGATTCCCGACACGTTCACCGTCTCGCCCTCGGAGAAAAGGGATACGTTGATCTCTTGGCCGACGGAATACCCGTCGAGAACGTCAACCCGGAACTCCCGGAGGGTGTCCCGCGGCTCCACATCGGACTTCTCGAAGAGACCCCGGCGGGACTTGTTCAATTTCTTCGGGTTGACTTTTCCGAACCCGAGAACGAGGGCGCTGTATCCGTCCTTGTCGGGGGTCTTCATATCCACCACAGGGCACGGGCCGGCCTGGATCACCGT contains:
- the rplD gene encoding 50S ribosomal protein L4 is translated as MPTLKLVSFQGEPIGEMQLADEVFGAPVHVPAMHQVVVAQLANRRRGTQSAKTRGEVRGGGKKPWRQKKTGRARHGSTRSPLWTGGGVTHAPKPRDYSQKVNKKVRRLAIRSALSLKVRDELMTVVQSFDLSRPSTKEMIAFFSAVNARKPLIVLPESNETVAKSARNVPGAKVINMGNINVYDLLNAGTLVMTPEVVSRLEEVYVG
- the rplC gene encoding 50S ribosomal protein L3, whose protein sequence is MSIGILGKKLGMAQIYNDQGQAVAVTVIQAGPCPVVDMKTPDKDGYSALVLGFGKVNPKKLNKSRRGLFEKSDVEPRDTLREFRVDVLDGYSVGQEINVSLFSEGETVNVSGISKGKGFAGVMKKYHFGGSNSSHGASVVHRRGGSSGASSYPGRVFKGKRMPGRMGSEKVTVKNLTVVAVDTDNNLLLVKGAVPGAKNSLVTLFKKG